A portion of the Pseudorasbora parva isolate DD20220531a chromosome 1, ASM2467924v1, whole genome shotgun sequence genome contains these proteins:
- the LOC137077536 gene encoding zona pellucida sperm-binding protein 4-like isoform X1 gives MAGSWCAVQSLALSVWFCAFCHAVPQWSNLPQNPQALMLQQTDQRLQQQASQRFSQQVHQQASQFPQQVQQQASQQFPQQFQPKQPVVQAEPLDKCAVADYEQIQCGPPGISGAECEALNCCFNGQQCFYGKAVTLQCIRDGQFVVVVARDVTLPRLSLDSVHLLGGNDPTCSPVASTPSFAIYQFPVTACGTSMMEDSGYVVYENRMTSSYEVGVGPLGSITRDSHFELLFQCRYSATSVEALVVEVNTVPAPPPVAAPGPLRVELRLANGQCVTKGCAEGDEAYTSYYGDTDYPVTKVLREPVFVEVRILERTDPNIVLMLGRCWATSTPSPLSLPQWDLLVDGCPYQDDRYLTTLVPVAGSSGLQFPTHYKRFVVKMFTFVDPASLAPLQETIFIHCSTAVCHPSSGSCEQSCARKRRDVTVKTVSSGQTVVSSGEVNLVM, from the exons ATGGCAGGAAGCTGGTGTGCTGTTCAATCTCTGGCACTTTCTGTGTGGTTTTGTGCTTTCTGTCATGCTGTTCCACAGTGGAGTAATCTGCCCCAGAACCCTCAAGCTCTGATGTTGCAGCAAACCGACCAGCGGCTTCAACAACAAGCTAGTCAACGGTTTTCTCAGCAAGTTCATCAACAAGCTAGTCAGTTTCCTCAGCAGGTTCAACAGCAAGCCAGTCAACAGTTTCCTCAGCAGTTTCAGCCTAAGCAGCCAGTGGTGCAGGCAGAGCCCCTTGACAAATGTGCTGTAGCTGATTATGAGCAGATCCAATGTGGCCCACCTGGTATCAGTGGTGCTGAGTGTGAGGCTCTCAACTGCTGCTTTAACGGACAGCAGTGTTTCTATGGGAAGGCAG TGACTCTGCAGTGTATAAGAGATGGTCAGTTTGTGGTAGTGGTGGCTAGAGATGTTACGCTACCTCGActgagcctggattcagtcCATCTCCTAGGTGGAAACGACCCAACTTGCAGTCCTGTGGCCTCCACACCTTCCTTTGCTATATACCAGTTCCCTGTCACTGCATGTGGCACAAGCATGATG GAGGACAGtggatatgtggtgtatgaAAACCGAATGACCTCCTCGTATGAAGTGGGTGTCGGACCACTTGGTTCCATcacaagggacagccattttga GCTTCTCTTCCAGTGTAGGTACTCTGCTACTTCTGTGGAAGCTCTGGTTGTGGAGGTCAACACCGTTCCTGCACCTCCACCAGTAGCGGCTCCTGGACCCCTCAGGGTGGAGCTTAGACTGGCAAATGGTCAATGTGTCACCAAAGGCTGTGCAGAAG GGGATGAGGCGTACACATCCTACTACGGTGACACTGATTATCCAGTCACAAAAGTCCTGCGGGAGCCTGTGTTTGTTGAGGTGCGCATCTTGGAGAGGACTGACCCCAACATTGTCCTAATGCTGGGACGCTGCTGGGCAACATCAACCCCCAGTCCACTCAGTCTACCCCAGTGGGACCTTCTGGTTGATGG ATGCCCTTACCAGGATGACCGTTATCTGACCACATTGGTTCCAGTGGCTGGATCTTCTGGTCTTCAGTTCCCAACGCACTACAAGCGCTTTGTTGTGAAGATGTTCACATTTGTGGATCCAGCATCACTGGCTCCTCTACAGGAAACC ATCTTCATCCACTGTAGTACAGCAGTGTGCCATCCCTCTTCTGGCTCCTGTGAGCAAAGCTGTGCTAGGAAAA GAAGAGATGTCACTGTCAAGACCGTCTCTAGTGGGCAAACTGTGGTGTCTAGTGGAGAAGTTAACCTGGTCATGTGA
- the LOC137077536 gene encoding zona pellucida sperm-binding protein 4-like isoform X2 — MAGSWCAVQSLALSVWFCAFCHAVPQWSNLPQNPQALMLQQTDQRLQQQASQRFSQQVHQQASQFPQQFQPKQPVVQAEPLDKCAVADYEQIQCGPPGISGAECEALNCCFNGQQCFYGKAVTLQCIRDGQFVVVVARDVTLPRLSLDSVHLLGGNDPTCSPVASTPSFAIYQFPVTACGTSMMEDSGYVVYENRMTSSYEVGVGPLGSITRDSHFELLFQCRYSATSVEALVVEVNTVPAPPPVAAPGPLRVELRLANGQCVTKGCAEGDEAYTSYYGDTDYPVTKVLREPVFVEVRILERTDPNIVLMLGRCWATSTPSPLSLPQWDLLVDGCPYQDDRYLTTLVPVAGSSGLQFPTHYKRFVVKMFTFVDPASLAPLQETIFIHCSTAVCHPSSGSCEQSCARKRRDVTVKTVSSGQTVVSSGEVNLVM; from the exons ATGGCAGGAAGCTGGTGTGCTGTTCAATCTCTGGCACTTTCTGTGTGGTTTTGTGCTTTCTGTCATGCTGTTCCACAGTGGAGTAATCTGCCCCAGAACCCTCAAGCTCTGATGTTGCAGCAAACCGACCAGCGGCTTCAACAACAAGCTAGTCAACGGTTTTCTCAGCAAGTTCATCAACAAGCTAGTCAGTTTCCTCAGCAG TTTCAGCCTAAGCAGCCAGTGGTGCAGGCAGAGCCCCTTGACAAATGTGCTGTAGCTGATTATGAGCAGATCCAATGTGGCCCACCTGGTATCAGTGGTGCTGAGTGTGAGGCTCTCAACTGCTGCTTTAACGGACAGCAGTGTTTCTATGGGAAGGCAG TGACTCTGCAGTGTATAAGAGATGGTCAGTTTGTGGTAGTGGTGGCTAGAGATGTTACGCTACCTCGActgagcctggattcagtcCATCTCCTAGGTGGAAACGACCCAACTTGCAGTCCTGTGGCCTCCACACCTTCCTTTGCTATATACCAGTTCCCTGTCACTGCATGTGGCACAAGCATGATG GAGGACAGtggatatgtggtgtatgaAAACCGAATGACCTCCTCGTATGAAGTGGGTGTCGGACCACTTGGTTCCATcacaagggacagccattttga GCTTCTCTTCCAGTGTAGGTACTCTGCTACTTCTGTGGAAGCTCTGGTTGTGGAGGTCAACACCGTTCCTGCACCTCCACCAGTAGCGGCTCCTGGACCCCTCAGGGTGGAGCTTAGACTGGCAAATGGTCAATGTGTCACCAAAGGCTGTGCAGAAG GGGATGAGGCGTACACATCCTACTACGGTGACACTGATTATCCAGTCACAAAAGTCCTGCGGGAGCCTGTGTTTGTTGAGGTGCGCATCTTGGAGAGGACTGACCCCAACATTGTCCTAATGCTGGGACGCTGCTGGGCAACATCAACCCCCAGTCCACTCAGTCTACCCCAGTGGGACCTTCTGGTTGATGG ATGCCCTTACCAGGATGACCGTTATCTGACCACATTGGTTCCAGTGGCTGGATCTTCTGGTCTTCAGTTCCCAACGCACTACAAGCGCTTTGTTGTGAAGATGTTCACATTTGTGGATCCAGCATCACTGGCTCCTCTACAGGAAACC ATCTTCATCCACTGTAGTACAGCAGTGTGCCATCCCTCTTCTGGCTCCTGTGAGCAAAGCTGTGCTAGGAAAA GAAGAGATGTCACTGTCAAGACCGTCTCTAGTGGGCAAACTGTGGTGTCTAGTGGAGAAGTTAACCTGGTCATGTGA